GTGATGTTCAACTGGGCTTTGGTGCCGGTGCGCGCGTCGCAGGAGCTGCCGCTGCTCCAGTTGGACTCATGCAGGGTGATGCGGTTGGGCGAGGCGGCGGTGTTCACGCTGTCCACGAACGCGGTGTGGCCCGCCGGGTTCGACCCGAGGATCATCGCCACGCAGCCCGGGTGCGCATGGTTGCTATTGATGATGGCCTTCTTGTCGGCCCAGCTGAACAGGCCATAGGGCAGATTGATGCCGTAGGAATCATGCTCCGTCCGGCAGCGCGCGTAGATGACGCATTCGTCATCACAGGACGGTGCGCAGGGCCCGTCGAAGGCCTGGGCCGACACTTCGCGGTCATCCACCTCCGCCGCCGGGGACTCCAGCTGCGCGGGCGTCTGCTCCTCGCTGAGGCCACAACCCGTGAAGGCCAGGGAGAGGGTGAGAACAGACAGCGCGGCCAGCTTGGACTTGAACGTCATGGGACTGCCTCCGTAGCGGAACGATGCGGAGGCAGCCTATCATAAGACTTGCTTGAATGTCAGTCAGTTCCGGATTTTCAGCTTTAGTTGTGTCTTTTCAGTTCACGAGCCGGTGCATCACTTCTCCAGGTCGCCGACGACCTTCTGGAAGGGCGACGGCTGGCCGGACATCTTCTGGAAGAAGTTCCGGGCGTCGGTGCCTTCGTCGTAGTTGTCGATGGTCTCGAACTCCTCCCGGAGGCGGAGGCGGTCGTCGACGGTCTCCTTCATGTCGGCCGAATGCGACGGGTACTGCTTGAAGACGGGTGCGTCGGCGTGCTTGCTCCTTCCTGATTCCAGGGAGCTACGGCGAAGCGGGGGGCCTTCCGGAGGGCCCCTGGTGACTGGAGTCGGGGGCTCTGGAGTCATCAGGGGCAGAGAGGCAGCGCTAGAAATTGAGCCAGCGGTAGCCCGTGCTCGCCGAGCCCGAGCACAGCAGGGAGTTCACGCTGTGGCTCGTGGCGTTGCAGCAGTCCTTCGTCGCGTTCGGGGTCGTGCACCGCTGGTTCACGTACAGGCTGCACGACGGCAGTCCGGCGCACGATGACGCACACGCGGTCAATACTCCGTCGCACGTCACGCCCTGGTTGTCGGTCGACGAGCAGGTGGTCCCCGTACAGGAGACCGATGTTCCCCCGGCGCAGGTCGCCGTACAGGTTCCGAACTGGGACACCGTCCGCGCTTCGGCCTCGGGGGCCATCGTGTCTTCAAGGGCCGGACCTCCGCACGCCAGGAGGGAAAGGCCAACCACCGTCACCATCGCAGCAAGAGAGAGCTTCATGGGAAACCCCAGGGGGACCTTCGAGTGGACTTCAAACCCTATCATGGCGAGGTAGCCCCCTGCTTCTACCGAGGCGACTTCGCCAGGCGCCTCATGCGATGGGTCGTGGCGGAGCGCCGGTGATCTTCCTGCCGGCACCGGCCACATGTCAGGCCTACGCGCCAATCTTCGTGTGTTTCGGACACGAAGGTTGCCGGGGGCAGCCAGCCAGGGAGAGGGACATGTCGCTGAAGGGAGTTGCGCAGGAGACGGTGGGAATCGTGGAGCGGGGTGAGTACGTGGCGCCGTCCGGGAGGCCCGTGCGGTTCCGGGAACAGGTGGAGCGCGCCCAGCGCGGGACGGTGCTCTACCGGCCCGGCGACTTCGCGCGGCTGCCCCGGCCCGAGCCTCGCGCGGGAAGCGTCGCGCTTCGCATCGAGGTCACGTCAGAGAAGACCGGCGCCGCGGCGCGGCGGTGGGTGGAGGCGGAAGGTGTGGAGGACGTCGTCGCGCTCAACTTCGCGTCCGCGAAGAACCCGGGCGGCGGCTTCCTGGGCGGAGCGAAGGCGCAGGAGGAGGACCTGGCGCGCTGCTCGGCGCTCTATCCGTGCCTCCTCACGCAGCGCGAGTACTACGACGCGAACCGTGCGGAGTCCTCACCGCTGTACACGGACCACCTCATCTACTCGCCCCAGGTGCCCTTCTTCCGAGACGAGGGGCTCACGCTGTTGGAGACGCCCTTCCGCGTGTCCGTCATCACCGCGCCCGCGCCCAACGCAGGCTCGGCCGCGCGGAATGCACCGCACCTGCTGCCCCGGATGCGCGAGGCGCTGCACGCGCGAGCCCTCAAGGTGCTTCAGGTGGCGGCGCACCACGGGCACCGCACGCTGGTGCTGGGCGCGTGGGGCTGCGGTGCTTTCCGCAACAACCCCCACGACGCGGCGGATGCCTTCGCCAGGGCCCTGGACGCCTTCCCGGGCGTCTTCGAGCGCGTGGTGTTCGCGGTGTGGGAGCGTGGCGGGGACGGGCCCAACCTGCGGGCCTTCCGCGAGCGGTTCGCCTGACCGAGGCTCATCGCCACGCAGCCTCCATGTGCGTGGTTGCTGTTGAAGGAGTGGGCCTATCCGTAGGGCGTCTGCTTGTGGCGCTGGAACGGGTAGGCCAGCTGCCCCAGATAGGTCTCCGGCGGCTGGAACTTCGTGGTCCCGTACTTCGAGGGCCAGTGGGCCGGCATGTACGCGGTGCCGAAGATGACGTCGATGAACGACAGGAAGACGGCGAAGTTCTTGTCGATGCCTTCGTCGTCCGACGTGTGGTGCCAGTGGTGGAACTCCGGCGTCGCGAAGATCCAGCGCAGGTACGGCCAGCGGTGGTTGACGTTGGCGTGGATGTAGACCGCGTGGAAGGACACGAAGACGAGGTAGCCGTAGATGGCGGACGGGTGGAAGCCCAGGAGGAACACCGGCACGAAGCCCGCGAAGCGGTTGACCAGGGTGTCCACCAGGTGGCTGCGCGAGCTGGCCAGCCAGTCCATTTGCAGCGGCGAGTGGTGGATGGCGTGGAAGTTCCACATCCACCCGAAGGTGTGGAAAGCCCGGTGCACCCAGTAGCTCACCAGGTCGATGACGAGCAGGATTTCAAAGAACTGCAGCCAGATGGGCTGCGCGGCCACGTGCGCCTGGAAGTCCATCTTCACGGCCCAGGACAGGAACACCTGCACGGGGATGAGCACCGCGAAGGAGATGAGCTGTACGCCCACGTGGCTGACGAAGAAGTGTTTGAGGTCGGTCTGCCAGCCCTTGCGGAAGATCTTCTGGTCGTTCAGCGCCCACAGCCGCTCCATGGGGATGAACACCAGCCCGAGCACCAGCAGGTCCAACGCGAAGAAGTCCAGGCCCGCGCTCATCGCGCGCGGCGTGTGGGTCAGGGGCTCCGCCTCGCTGCCGCCCAGGAGCAGCGCCACCATGGCCAGCACCATGGCGATGCCGCCGTGCGCCTTGGAGCGCAGGGTCAGCACGCTGAAGGTGCCCAGCAGGAAGGTGGCGACGATGGACACCTGGAGGATGCCGCGGAAGACCTCCAGGTGCTCCACGTAGAAGGCCCGGCCGTCGTTGGACACGAGCACGTGGGGGAACAGGAAGCAGAACTCCGCGACGACGCAGAGCACGCCCAACAGCCCGCCCGTGACACCGGCGCGCTTGCCCAGGTCGATGCGCCGGGCGGGAGCAAGAAGGATTTCCAAGGAGGACCGTCCAGAAGGAGTGCGGCGAGGCCTGAGCCTACACCACCCGGGGCACGGCGCAGGAGGGCCCGTGGCGCATCTGGATCGCTCCTCGGCGGAACTGAACCCCCGGACCGCCAAGGTGTTTCAACAGGGCGGTCCGCTCTGGAGCGAATCAGTACGCGTAGAAGCAGACGCAGTCGCCGTAGCAGCGCCCGTAGTCGAACCCGTCCTCGATGCAGTCATTGACACAGCTGCCGCCGTGGGACCCCACGCAGGCGAGCGACTGGGACTGCTCGGAGGGGCCGGAGGAGGCGGCCACGGTGGTGCCGAACGACGCGGCCGCGCCGATGGCGACGGCGAGGAGCAGCTTTCCAAACTTCTTCACGGAGGGGCTCATGGTGACCTCGAAGCGGGGAGGGGACAGCGGCACGAGAGGATAGCAGAGGTCTTCCATTGGGAGTTCGACGGCATGACGTGACCGAGCCAATGTCAGACGAATCCCTGTCACAGCTGTGGCGGTACATGCGACGCAGCAGCCACTGCAGGCGCACGGGCTTCGCCGTCCCGGTGTCCAGGTTCTGCCTGTTGAACACCCAGAGCGGAGGCCCGTGCGCCTTCAGCGGGCGCGGACGACGGCCAGCGTGGTGAGGCTGCCGCCCTGGGACAGGTTGAGCATGCTGGAGGCGGACTGGCGCACGAAGAAGCCCTCCTGCCGGCCGTTCTCCCAGAGGAAGGGGTTCATGTCCGAGTTCAGCGACTGCTGGCGCACCTCGCTCCCGTCGAACACCGGGAACGCCTGCGGCTGCATGGGAACGCGCTCCTGCACCACCCAGGCCTCCCCCAGCGCCCGCTGGAGCGTGGCCTTCCAGGTGTCCGCGTCCGTCTGCCAGCCCAGCGTGACGCCGCTGCCGCCGAACTCGTTGACGGGCTTGAGCACCAGGTGCTCGCGGTGCTCCGCGATCCACGGCACCAGGTCCACGCTCGCGCCGTCGCGCGACGTGTGCTCCTCGCGCACCAGGCGCGTCCACGGCAGGTGCCGCTTGAGGAGCGCGCCGCGCTCCGCGTCGAGGGCGCCCTCGTCCGCCATGCGACTCATGACCGCGAAGAGCGCCTTGGTGCGCAAGATGACGGCGCGGAACAGCCCGTTGAGGAACCGCGCCGCGCCGTCGGTGAGCGCGCGCGTGACAGGGTGGTCCGGGCCACAACCGACCACGAAGCCCCCGAAGCCCACGGACGAGATGTACGTGACGACGTCCACCGGGAAGTCCCCAACGCGCAGCACGCCACCCGCGTACGTCCAGTCGTCCTCGGACGTGACGATGCGCTGGCGCACGCCGTGCGCCTCCAGGTACTGCTGATACGCCACCTCCTCGTCAGCGTCGTCCGGGCTGGCCGGGCCGAACACGGCCAGCGTGGGCAGCCCGGACCGTCCGCCCTTCGCCTGGAGCGCGCCGAGCGACCTCAACAGGTTGGGCGCGGTCGCCG
This genomic stretch from Corallococcus caeni harbors:
- a CDS encoding TIGR02452 family protein, translated to MSLKGVAQETVGIVERGEYVAPSGRPVRFREQVERAQRGTVLYRPGDFARLPRPEPRAGSVALRIEVTSEKTGAAARRWVEAEGVEDVVALNFASAKNPGGGFLGGAKAQEEDLARCSALYPCLLTQREYYDANRAESSPLYTDHLIYSPQVPFFRDEGLTLLETPFRVSVITAPAPNAGSAARNAPHLLPRMREALHARALKVLQVAAHHGHRTLVLGAWGCGAFRNNPHDAADAFARALDAFPGVFERVVFAVWERGGDGPNLRAFRERFA
- a CDS encoding sterol desaturase family protein, with amino-acid sequence MEILLAPARRIDLGKRAGVTGGLLGVLCVVAEFCFLFPHVLVSNDGRAFYVEHLEVFRGILQVSIVATFLLGTFSVLTLRSKAHGGIAMVLAMVALLLGGSEAEPLTHTPRAMSAGLDFFALDLLVLGLVFIPMERLWALNDQKIFRKGWQTDLKHFFVSHVGVQLISFAVLIPVQVFLSWAVKMDFQAHVAAQPIWLQFFEILLVIDLVSYWVHRAFHTFGWMWNFHAIHHSPLQMDWLASSRSHLVDTLVNRFAGFVPVFLLGFHPSAIYGYLVFVSFHAVYIHANVNHRWPYLRWIFATPEFHHWHHTSDDEGIDKNFAVFLSFIDVIFGTAYMPAHWPSKYGTTKFQPPETYLGQLAYPFQRHKQTPYG